One Thalassotalea sediminis DNA segment encodes these proteins:
- a CDS encoding potassium channel family protein, with protein MRVVSMALIDMSYLLISAISIGVAFLTQYWIGFGYVNAVLLLFLLYLAIVRIPLVLNWSSNLYGSVFTRVFFFQVFSIISYAICYNESPALSGKFEDYWDALYFSATTWTTLGYGDINPIGNIRLLSSIQALTGLSTLPVLASVIWLYCERRLWDKSQEEQGKEDYQLTTDSALGHFVEIESEKTKEEQRKRNKIKLNPCNCDNSEPFIEKYFDIIGVLTPLANFIVICKGCGEFSKPKKNAYLAAWAWNRHNKALKRN; from the coding sequence ATGAGAGTTGTGAGTATGGCTCTAATTGATATGAGCTATCTATTGATATCTGCGATTAGTATTGGCGTAGCATTTCTAACTCAGTACTGGATTGGCTTTGGTTATGTAAATGCGGTGCTACTTTTGTTTCTGCTTTACTTGGCTATTGTGCGAATTCCTTTAGTCTTAAATTGGTCTAGTAACTTATATGGCTCCGTTTTTACTCGCGTATTTTTCTTTCAAGTATTTTCGATAATCTCATACGCTATCTGTTACAACGAATCACCTGCATTAAGTGGGAAATTTGAAGATTATTGGGATGCCTTATATTTTAGTGCTACAACATGGACTACTTTAGGTTACGGAGATATAAATCCTATTGGAAACATTCGTTTGCTTTCATCAATCCAAGCCTTAACTGGCTTATCAACTTTGCCAGTCTTAGCATCAGTAATTTGGTTGTATTGTGAACGACGCCTGTGGGATAAAAGTCAGGAAGAACAAGGCAAAGAAGATTATCAATTAACAACAGATAGTGCTCTCGGTCATTTTGTTGAAATAGAAAGCGAAAAAACAAAAGAAGAACAAAGAAAGCGAAACAAAATAAAGCTAAATCCTTGTAATTGTGATAATTCAGAACCATTTATAGAAAAATATTTTGATATTATCGGGGTATTAACCCCACTGGCTAACTTTATAGTTATTTGTAAGGGTTGTGGTGAGTTTTCAAAACCTAAAAAGAATGCTTATCTTGCAGCATGGGCATGGAATAGACATAACAAGGCGCTTAAACGGAACTAA